One region of Vescimonas fastidiosa genomic DNA includes:
- a CDS encoding type II toxin-antitoxin system RelB/DinJ family antitoxin — protein MQGSSINVASAPKTAMFQMRINPEIKREAEDVFSAYGLSLTDAFNIFLQQSLNSNGFPFLLSPENAEYMKSKAAAQLMAEIDKGWKSAEEGGWLTLEEVESQLGLTDV, from the coding sequence ATGCAAGGTTCAAGTATCAATGTAGCTTCTGCGCCCAAAACGGCGATGTTTCAGATGCGCATTAACCCGGAGATCAAGCGAGAGGCTGAGGATGTTTTTTCTGCCTATGGACTGAGCTTGACGGATGCGTTTAATATTTTTTTACAGCAATCGCTGAACAGTAACGGCTTTCCGTTTCTGCTGTCTCCCGAAAACGCAGAGTATATGAAGTCAAAGGCTGCGGCTCAGCTTATGGCGGAAATCGACAAGGGATGGAAATCTGCGGAAGAAGGGGGCTGGCTCACGCTGGAGGAAGTGGAGTCTCAGCTTGGGCTGACGGATGTATAA
- a CDS encoding type II toxin-antitoxin system RelE/ParE family toxin: MYKLKITPAAAGDLAEISAYISMQLHNPQAARRIAKNITHDLRLLQQNPHLGFSVSSKIGRETNLRALLSGNYFLFYCVENETIQISRILDGRQDYLRVLFRTEEEK, from the coding sequence ATGTATAAACTGAAAATTACACCGGCAGCAGCCGGTGATTTAGCAGAGATCAGTGCGTATATTTCGATGCAGCTGCATAACCCACAGGCAGCGCGACGCATTGCGAAGAACATCACACATGATTTGCGACTTCTACAGCAGAATCCGCATTTAGGTTTTTCCGTTTCTTCCAAAATCGGAAGAGAGACTAACCTGCGGGCGCTGCTCAGCGGAAACTATTTCCTGTTCTACTGCGTTGAGAATGAGACGATACAGATTTCCCGCATTTTGGACGGACGGCAGGATTATCTGCGGGTCTTGTTTAGAACTGAGGAAGAAAAGTGA
- a CDS encoding replication initiator protein A, whose protein sequence is MPEKFDYYYGEESESCSFYRIPRLLILGTRFSGLSTDAKLLYGLMLDRMNLSARNGWYDGAGRVYIYYTLEEIQESLRCGHGKAVRLLAELDTEKGIGLIERKKQGQGKPTRIYVKRYTTRAVPPPADFPGEEVKTSENGKSRVPQSGRADFPKGDGNYTDRKQTDVNQLYRSSSSPPGGGRWERERMTEKVRSQVEYSRLCERYEVELIDELVAVITDVLCSTRPTLRVGGELLPAWQVQKRFRLLERDHLEYVIESLQRTTAQVVNVRAYLMTTLYNAPVTIYHYYQAEVQHDLAGG, encoded by the coding sequence GTGCCTGAGAAGTTTGATTATTACTACGGCGAGGAGAGCGAAAGCTGCTCTTTTTATCGAATCCCGCGGCTGCTGATTTTAGGGACGCGGTTTTCGGGGCTGTCTACGGACGCCAAGCTGCTGTATGGGTTGATGTTGGACAGGATGAATCTTTCGGCGCGGAACGGGTGGTATGATGGGGCTGGACGGGTCTACATTTACTACACGCTGGAGGAGATACAGGAGAGCCTGCGGTGCGGGCATGGAAAGGCTGTGCGGCTGCTGGCGGAGCTGGACACGGAGAAGGGCATCGGGCTCATTGAGCGGAAAAAGCAGGGCCAGGGGAAGCCCACGCGCATTTATGTGAAGCGCTACACCACCCGGGCGGTGCCGCCTCCGGCTGACTTCCCCGGGGAGGAAGTCAAGACTTCCGAAAACGGGAAGTCAAGAGTTCCCCAAAGCGGAAGGGCAGACTTCCCAAAGGGGGACGGAAACTATACAGATAGAAAGCAGACGGATGTGAATCAGCTTTACAGATCCTCCTCTTCGCCGCCCGGCGGCGGGCGATGGGAGAGGGAGAGGATGACAGAGAAAGTGCGCAGCCAGGTGGAGTATAGTCGGCTCTGTGAGCGCTATGAGGTGGAGCTCATAGACGAGCTGGTGGCCGTCATCACCGATGTGCTGTGCAGCACCCGCCCAACGCTTCGGGTGGGCGGCGAGCTGCTGCCTGCCTGGCAGGTGCAGAAGCGGTTTCGGCTGCTGGAGCGGGACCACCTGGAGTATGTCATCGAGAGCTTGCAGCGCACCACGGCGCAGGTGGTCAATGTGCGGGCGTACTTAATGACCACGCTGTATAACGCGCCGGTCACCATTTATCACTATTACCAGGCGGAGGTCCAGCACGACCTGGCTGGTGGGTAG